The Brevibacillus brevis genome contains a region encoding:
- a CDS encoding phage major tail tube protein, with translation MANKSIPDRLKDYMIYKNGTTDLVGVADIQLPSFSFATEEVKGAGVFGSFESSVGSFGSQKITLNWHSITDRMFDFLELGAHRLDCRGALQEHDRSSGRLITRALRIVVQGHTTSGELGKLEKNATTDSSTEMEITYIKIELDGKNILELDKLNYIYRVNGKDQLADTRRALGL, from the coding sequence ATGGCAAACAAATCAATTCCTGATCGCCTTAAGGATTACATGATATACAAAAACGGTACAACAGACCTCGTGGGGGTGGCAGATATCCAATTGCCATCCTTTTCTTTTGCTACAGAGGAAGTCAAAGGAGCTGGGGTATTTGGGAGCTTTGAATCTTCTGTCGGGTCCTTCGGCTCTCAAAAAATCACCCTGAATTGGCATTCGATCACAGATAGAATGTTTGACTTTCTGGAGCTGGGTGCTCATCGGCTAGATTGCCGTGGAGCTCTACAAGAACATGATCGTAGCTCTGGTCGTCTGATTACCCGTGCCCTACGGATCGTCGTTCAAGGGCACACCACCAGTGGAGAACTAGGAAAGCTAGAAAAGAACGCAACAACAGATAGCAGTACAGAAATGGAAATTACGTATATCAAAATAGAATTGGACGGAAAAAACATCTTGGAGCTCGACAAATTAAATTACATCTATCGAGTGAACGGCAAGGATCAGTTAGCGGATACGCGTCGGGCGCTTGGACTATAG
- a CDS encoding phage tail assembly protein gives MKLPLPLEKPLRVDDKEITSLTFDFDKLTGADVINATDEARQISGFSPNDMQSSTFRAVLAAKACGVLYHDLLRLGARDFFRAVTAAHAFLLGMDLKEMEEIEKTEE, from the coding sequence ATGAAATTGCCACTGCCATTAGAAAAACCATTGAGGGTAGACGATAAGGAGATAACCTCCCTCACGTTCGATTTCGATAAACTGACAGGCGCGGATGTTATTAATGCTACCGATGAGGCCCGCCAGATTAGCGGATTTTCCCCGAATGACATGCAATCTTCGACTTTCCGGGCGGTGCTTGCCGCAAAAGCTTGCGGAGTCCTCTACCATGATCTATTAAGATTGGGGGCACGGGATTTTTTTCGAGCAGTAACAGCGGCACATGCTTTTTTGCTCGGTATGGATTTGAAGGAGATGGAGGAGATAGAGAAGACGGAGGAATAA